ACATCCACCGGAATGATCGCATCTTCCGGGCACAGCTCCGTCAGCGCCTTGAAGACGGCGGCCGAGTGGATCCCCCCTGTCCGCTCTTCCGAAAGGCGTCTTTCCTTTTCTTCGCGCCAAATGGCCCAGCGTTCCGCAACTTCCGCTTTTTGATCCGGTGCATCCGCGGGCCGTTTAACCTGTCCCAGCACAGCGTCGCAGAAGGTTCCAATCTCTCCCCAGACAGGCAGCGTGACGGGATGGAACTTGCCGAGCTGCATCCGCTCGAAGTCCACCTGTATGATCGGCTTGTAGGGTGCGATTCCTGTGTGATTTGAAAACGAGGACCCGAGAGAGACAATCAGATCCGCTTCGTTCATGAACCAGCTGGCAATAGGTGTGCCTGATCGGCCAAGGACACCGGCGGACAAGGGATGGGTATCCGGAATGAGGCCCTTACCCTTGAATGTTGTCAGCACCGGCGCATCCATCTTTTCGGCAAGCGCAATGACCTTGTCCCGCACATCCTTCGCCCCGTAACCAAGCACGATGGCCGGACGCTTGGCGCCATTGATCAGTTTGAGAGCTTCCTCTAGGTCTTCGGACGACGGCGTGACTTCAATCCGGCTCAACCGGCCTTGCGGATGTCCGGCCTCCTTGGCGCTGGGCAGGGTCTGCACATCATCCGGGAATATCAGGTTGGCAACATCGCGCTCAACCAGTGCCGTTTTCAGCGCCAGGGACATCAGCTCGGCATGCTTGGAGGTGCTAAGAACCGGTTGCGAAAATCTTGATACGGACTCAAATGCGGACTTCAGATCAATATCCTGAAAGGCACCCGGTCCGAAAACCTGCGTTTGCACCTGTCCTGTCAAAGCGAGCACAGGCGCCCGGTCCACCTTGGCGTCCCACAGGCCGGTCAGAAGATTGGTGGCTCCGGGTCCCGCAATCGTCAGACAGGCGGCGGGTTTGCCCGTCAACTTGCCATAGGCGGAGGCGGCAAAGGCGGCAGCGCCTTCGTGCCGGATC
This window of the Roseibium alexandrii DFL-11 genome carries:
- a CDS encoding thiamine pyrophosphate-dependent enzyme; the protein is MDAQNLDWIKVGHVDDLPEGRVKTVTARTTSICLSHFDGQWAAMENHCPHQRGPLGEGSIEKGADGKCWIRCPWHGWDFDPLTGKPPGGHEDSGQELYPLKVESGEIFVGLDPEPEHERTVTDVMAETMVNWGVKRIFGMVGHSNLGLADAIRRQVNKGKLGYIGIRHEGAAAFAASAYGKLTGKPAACLTIAGPGATNLLTGLWDAKVDRAPVLALTGQVQTQVFGPGAFQDIDLKSAFESVSRFSQPVLSTSKHAELMSLALKTALVERDVANLIFPDDVQTLPSAKEAGHPQGRLSRIEVTPSSEDLEEALKLINGAKRPAIVLGYGAKDVRDKVIALAEKMDAPVLTTFKGKGLIPDTHPLSAGVLGRSGTPIASWFMNEADLIVSLGSSFSNHTGIAPYKPIIQVDFERMQLGKFHPVTLPVWGEIGTFCDAVLGQVKRPADAPDQKAEVAERWAIWREEKERRLSEERTGGIHSAAVFKALTELCPEDAIIPVDVGNNTYSFGRYFEPRGQRILMSGYLGSIGFSLPAALGAWCATQDFEEYRGRKVISISGDGGFGQYAMEFTTAVKYGMNITHILLNNSELGKISKEQRSGEWPVWETSLTNPSFAAFARLCGGHGHRVTEAGELHSAIAEAIAHDGPSLVEIVTDADLV